The following coding sequences are from one Bacillota bacterium window:
- a CDS encoding carboxypeptidase-like regulatory domain-containing protein has translation MRTGAFWQLFAVGVLAFWLTACGGKEVNRGSIAGTVTDINGDPVVGARVWVDGAGETFTNTNGTYLLIDVPEGFKNVRARARIGNQDWTGVALVQVFGDDTTRNANILLSPANLQGSIEGFVLDPYGGRIEGARVFAAGPLTSAMAVTDKSGYYRIDGLRGGYDYPVVASSPGFLNDRKTASVVAGQITAVSFALQVASGVIPATPQNLDAVVWTQPRGVTRAASPEMANALEAIKRLIDPKRAQRRALSRLTPAGSFIEIDLTWDYVEDSRRLGYGIYRARSANPASVPDNAIAFLRDPLADLFADLDVQLTPRVTYYYQVVAVGANFDPDTGAGASSPSNNASATPLAPMSTFSSPQHGATITTSTPTLRWDRLDGAAYYQVIVFEGFPDINRDPLWPADLNNPGNSRVNHPNNSTVYTGPALQPGQTYYWVVVAFSSDGLARSISPLWKFTYRP, from the coding sequence ATGCGAACGGGGGCGTTCTGGCAGTTATTTGCCGTCGGTGTGCTGGCGTTTTGGCTGACCGCCTGCGGCGGCAAAGAGGTCAACCGGGGCAGTATCGCTGGCACCGTTACCGACATTAACGGCGACCCGGTAGTTGGCGCACGGGTGTGGGTGGACGGAGCGGGAGAGACATTCACCAATACCAACGGCACGTACCTGTTGATCGATGTGCCAGAGGGTTTCAAGAACGTGCGTGCCCGTGCCCGCATCGGCAATCAGGACTGGACGGGCGTCGCGCTGGTACAGGTCTTCGGTGACGATACCACGCGCAATGCTAACATCTTACTCAGCCCAGCGAATTTACAGGGTTCCATCGAAGGTTTTGTGTTAGACCCCTACGGGGGGCGCATTGAAGGAGCGCGGGTCTTCGCTGCGGGCCCACTGACCTCCGCCATGGCTGTTACCGATAAAAGCGGCTATTATCGTATCGACGGTTTGCGCGGAGGATACGACTACCCGGTGGTGGCTTCCTCGCCCGGCTTTCTGAACGACAGGAAGACGGCGTCGGTGGTAGCAGGGCAGATTACTGCCGTCTCGTTCGCGTTGCAGGTGGCATCCGGAGTGATCCCTGCTACTCCACAGAATCTGGATGCGGTGGTGTGGACACAGCCGCGCGGTGTCACTCGTGCCGCCTCCCCCGAAATGGCGAATGCGCTGGAAGCCATTAAACGCCTGATAGACCCCAAGCGGGCGCAGCGACGTGCCCTCAGCCGTTTGACTCCCGCTGGCTCGTTCATTGAGATAGACCTGACATGGGACTATGTGGAGGATAGCCGACGGCTGGGCTATGGTATCTACCGCGCGCGCTCGGCGAACCCCGCCTCCGTTCCCGACAACGCCATTGCCTTCCTGCGCGACCCGCTGGCAGACCTGTTCGCTGACCTGGACGTGCAGCTGACCCCTCGCGTCACTTACTACTATCAGGTCGTCGCGGTAGGAGCCAATTTTGACCCCGACACGGGCGCGGGGGCGAGCAGTCCCTCGAACAACGCCAGTGCCACCCCGCTCGCACCCATGAGCACCTTCTCTTCGCCTCAGCACGGCGCGACCATCACCACGTCTACACCGACTTTGCGCTGGGACAGGCTGGACGGCGCAGCCTACTATCAGGTTATCGTCTTTGAAGGCTTCCCCGACATTAACCGCGACCCCCTGTGGCCCGCCGACCTGAACAACCCCGGCAACAGCCGCGTCAATCACCCGAACAACAGCACGGTGTATACCGGTCCCGCCCTGCAGCCGGGGCAGACTTACTACTGGGTGGTGGTGGCGTTCTCGTCGGACGGGCTGGCGCGCAGTATCAGCCCGCTCTGGAAGTTCACATATCGACCATGA
- a CDS encoding arsenate reductase ArsC — MLRILFLCTGNSCRSQMAEGFARQLLKGWDIWSAGTRPAERVHPLAVQVMAEKGVDISTQYPKTISDVPRPVDVVVTLCGEAAEECPTFPGARTTEHWGLPDPARATGTPEEVLEIFREVRDEIERRLKGLAERV; from the coding sequence GTGTTGAGGATTCTCTTCCTATGCACCGGCAACTCGTGCCGCAGCCAGATGGCGGAGGGATTTGCCCGCCAGTTACTGAAAGGGTGGGACATCTGGAGCGCAGGCACACGTCCTGCCGAGCGTGTACATCCTCTCGCCGTACAGGTCATGGCGGAGAAGGGTGTCGATATCTCCACCCAATACCCGAAGACCATCAGCGATGTTCCCCGACCGGTGGATGTCGTGGTGACCCTGTGCGGTGAGGCGGCAGAAGAGTGTCCCACTTTCCCCGGCGCGCGTACGACCGAGCACTGGGGTTTGCCTGACCCCGCCCGCGCAACCGGCACGCCGGAAGAAGTGCTGGAAATTTTCCGAGAGGTACGCGATGAGATCGAACGGCGACTGAAGGGGCTGGCTGAGCGAGTGTAG
- a CDS encoding DUF1559 domain-containing protein yields MNAKRRLRRAFTLIELLVVIAIIAILAAILFPVFAKARDKARQTQCISNLNQIGKSFRMYSQDYDMYMPPTAVSTIPDSPIWSAMVAPYIKNTGLFRCPSDGTGRYVETYAERGWLPYGYNREWAPFIPSRNELDWVVQLSRVVQPSMVVLVTDSVPGDVAQGFVGYIVRGNAQPTPINNKAGFAARHSDGVNIAFADGHSKWYKAEAVVPQPLSALNNTPAGVRWDPIDYYSSTN; encoded by the coding sequence GTGAACGCGAAGAGACGCCTGCGACGGGCATTCACGCTCATCGAACTACTTGTTGTGATTGCGATTATCGCCATCCTGGCAGCGATACTGTTCCCTGTGTTCGCGAAGGCACGCGATAAGGCGCGGCAAACGCAATGCATCTCCAATCTCAACCAGATTGGCAAATCCTTCCGCATGTACAGCCAGGACTACGACATGTACATGCCTCCGACTGCGGTGAGCACCATTCCGGACTCTCCTATCTGGAGTGCCATGGTGGCGCCGTACATCAAGAACACGGGTCTGTTCCGATGCCCGTCGGATGGTACTGGCAGGTATGTGGAGACGTACGCCGAGCGAGGCTGGCTGCCCTACGGATACAACCGCGAGTGGGCGCCCTTTATCCCCTCTCGCAACGAGCTGGACTGGGTGGTGCAGCTGAGCCGCGTGGTTCAGCCATCGATGGTGGTGCTGGTGACCGACAGTGTGCCGGGCGATGTCGCGCAGGGCTTTGTCGGCTACATTGTGCGTGGCAATGCACAGCCTACCCCCATTAACAACAAGGCTGGTTTCGCGGCGCGCCATTCGGACGGGGTAAACATCGCGTTCGCGGACGGGCATTCCAAATGGTACAAGGCGGAGGCAGTGGTTCCCCAGCCGCTGTCTGCGCTGAACAACACGCCCGCTGGAGTACGTTGGGACCCCATCGACTACTATTCGAGCACGAACTAA
- the hisA gene encoding 1-(5-phosphoribosyl)-5-[(5-phosphoribosylamino)methylideneamino]imidazole-4-carboxamide isomerase encodes MELYPAIDLRGGRCVRLLQGQFDAETVYSDDPVQVALRWQAEGARWLHVVDLDGAREGTPRQLDILDRIVDAVRIPVQFGGGLRDEQAVRKAFEAGAERVVLGSVAIVAPEFAQRMFADWGERIALGVDVRHGKVAVHGWQEQTEIHALELIREMVQRGARRVIVTDISRDGTLQGPNLELMATLVRDAGVPIIASGGVSTPDDLLALKKTGVEGAIIGKALFTGDISLPEALEKVG; translated from the coding sequence ATGGAACTCTACCCAGCCATAGACCTTCGCGGTGGGCGGTGTGTGCGCCTGTTGCAAGGGCAGTTCGACGCGGAAACGGTGTACAGTGATGACCCCGTGCAGGTCGCACTCCGCTGGCAGGCAGAGGGCGCACGGTGGCTGCACGTCGTGGATTTGGATGGCGCACGCGAAGGCACTCCGCGGCAACTGGATATCCTCGACCGCATCGTGGACGCCGTACGCATCCCTGTGCAGTTTGGTGGTGGTTTGCGCGATGAGCAAGCGGTGCGGAAGGCGTTTGAGGCCGGGGCGGAACGTGTGGTGCTGGGCAGTGTCGCCATTGTCGCCCCGGAGTTTGCACAGCGGATGTTTGCGGACTGGGGCGAGCGCATCGCACTGGGAGTGGACGTGCGACACGGCAAGGTGGCAGTGCACGGCTGGCAGGAACAGACCGAGATACATGCGTTGGAGTTGATTCGCGAGATGGTGCAGCGCGGCGCACGGCGCGTGATTGTCACCGATATTTCGCGCGATGGAACTCTGCAGGGACCGAATCTGGAGTTAATGGCGACGTTGGTGCGTGACGCGGGCGTACCGATTATCGCATCGGGCGGCGTCTCTACCCCGGATGACCTGCTGGCACTAAAGAAGACAGGGGTGGAGGGGGCGATTATCGGCAAAGCACTCTTTACAGGAGACATTAGCCTGCCAGAAGCGCTGGAAAAGGTGGGATAG
- a CDS encoding DUF1559 domain-containing protein codes for MLRRIRAFTLIELLVVIAIIIILAAILFPVFERAREKANQAACLSHMKQLGLALMMYAEDYDETLPWSWGMPGNEYPLSPPNIAPTWAELIYPYTKNLGVFGCPANLPNFAEYRKRCQRGWFACLNQTELRRRYSLYGARSYSANAYVLGWLGANPNGAHGPGTVRSLAAIPQPAQAIAITESISFGTVMRLPTGATPAPDMHWWWAISDECWARTEMQYTQETAAWSSLLLHNDGANYVMADGHAKWYRPSQTLAALEVVNGQPKGNLWQWDHAPAARCR; via the coding sequence ATGTTACGACGAATTCGCGCTTTCACGCTCATCGAGCTTCTTGTGGTGATAGCCATCATCATCATCCTCGCGGCGATACTGTTCCCCGTATTTGAGCGTGCGCGGGAGAAGGCAAACCAGGCGGCATGTCTATCGCACATGAAGCAGCTGGGTCTGGCGCTGATGATGTACGCCGAAGACTACGATGAGACCCTGCCATGGTCGTGGGGTATGCCGGGAAACGAGTATCCCCTTAGCCCTCCGAACATTGCCCCCACCTGGGCAGAGCTGATTTACCCGTATACCAAGAACCTCGGCGTTTTCGGCTGTCCGGCGAATCTGCCCAACTTCGCGGAGTACCGCAAGAGATGCCAGAGAGGCTGGTTTGCCTGCCTGAATCAAACCGAACTGCGCCGACGCTACTCACTGTATGGCGCGCGCAGCTATTCGGCAAACGCCTACGTACTGGGCTGGCTGGGTGCTAATCCGAATGGCGCTCATGGACCCGGAACGGTGCGTTCTCTCGCCGCTATTCCACAACCCGCGCAAGCCATCGCCATCACCGAGTCCATTTCCTTTGGCACGGTGATGCGTTTGCCCACAGGCGCCACGCCCGCGCCGGATATGCACTGGTGGTGGGCAATCTCGGATGAGTGCTGGGCGAGGACGGAAATGCAGTACACCCAGGAGACCGCTGCCTGGTCCAGCCTGCTGTTGCATAACGACGGTGCGAACTACGTGATGGCGGATGGGCACGCCAAGTGGTATCGCCCCTCGCAGACTCTGGCTGCTCTGGAGGTGGTGAACGGGCAACCGAAGGGCAACCTCTGGCAGTGGGACCACGCGCCCGCTGCACGTTGTCGGTAG